From one Trifolium pratense cultivar HEN17-A07 linkage group LG1, ARS_RC_1.1, whole genome shotgun sequence genomic stretch:
- the LOC123890064 gene encoding uncharacterized protein LOC123890064 — MASDKDDSLQSISVQLKGPNYPYWSYVMRNFLKGKRVWSYVDETSVKPTDKKDEAKYAKELDTWEASNSKIITWINNSVSQSIGMQLAKYDTAKEVWDHLERLYKQSNFAKRYQLESDIRALKQNNMSIQEFYSTMTNLRDQLALMEPAELKGVKAYLDHREEQRLVQFLMALRDEFEALRGSILHRTPLPNVDSVVNELLAEEIRLKSHSLSHLDKETHTSPPSVFAAPFNKGKPQGRGIGN; from the exons ATGGCTAGTGATAAAGATGATTCTCTTCAATCTATTAGTGTCCAATTGAAAGGACCAAATTATCCTTATTGGAGTTATGTAATGAGAaattttttgaaaggaaaaaggGTGTGGAGTTATGTTGATGAAACCTCTGTTAAGCCCACTGATAAAAAAGATGAAGCAAAGTATGCAAAAGAGTTAGATACATGGGAGGCTAGTAATTCGAAGATCATTACTTGGATCAATAATTCTGTTTCTCAGTCAATAGGTATGCAATTAGCAAAATACGATACTGCTAAAGAGGTTTGGGACCATTTGGAACGGTTGTATAAGCAGTCTAATTTTGCTAAACGTTATCAGTTGGAAAGTGACATTAGAGCTCTTAAGCAAAATAATATGAGCATTCAAGAATTTTATTCGACTATGACAAATTTGAGGGACCAATTGGCTCTCATGGAACCCGCTGAATTAAAAGGTGTCAAAGCATACCTTGACCATAGAGAAGAGCAACGATTAGTTCAATTTTTGATGGCTCTTCGTGACGAATTTGAGGCCTTGCGTGGGAGTATTCTACATCGTACTCCTCTTCCTAATGTTGACTCGGTTGTTAATGAACTGTTGGCAGAAGAAATTAGACTCAAGTCTCACTCTCTTTCGCATTTGGATAAAGAAACTCATACATCTCCTCCATCCGTCTTTGCCGCTCCTTTTAACAAAGGAAAACCTCAAGGGAGG GGCATTGGAAATTAA